CCTTTATCACTGACCTGCGTGCTGTATGCCGAGTATCTCAAGCTCTTTTTCGTTAAGGCCGATACCTCTGAGCATAAGTCTGTTGCCCTTGAGAGCCTCTACGGAGTTGATACCCATACCGCCCATCATTTCCTTGATCTCGTGATCCCACGCATGAACAAGATTTACAAGACGTTGATAACCGATGTTGGGGTTAAGACGCTTTACAAGGTCGGGACGCTGTGTTGCGATACCCCAGTTGCACTTGCCCGTCTGACAGCTTCTGCAAAGGTGACAGCCGAGCGCCAGCAGAGCGGCTGTGCCGATATAACAAGCGTCCGCACCGAGTGCGATAGCCTTTACCACGTCCGAGCTTGAACGGATAGAGCCTGCGACTACTACAGAAACCTCGTTTCTGATACCCTCGTCACGCAGACGCTGGTCAACGCTTGCGAGTGCAAGCTCGATCGGGATACCTACATTATCTCTTATTCTTGTGGGAGCCGCACCCGTACCGCCTCTGTAACCGTCTATTGCGATAATGTCCGCACCCGAGCGTGCAATACCGGAAGCGATAGCGGCAACGTTATGAACTGCGGCGATCTTTACGATGACCGGCTTTTTGTACTCTGTAGCTTCCTTCAGCGAAAGAACAAGCTGACGTAAGTCCTCTATCGAATATATATCGTGGTGGGGAGCAGGGGAGATGGCGTCCGTTCCCATAGGTATCATTCTTGTCCTTGAAACGTCCTCAAGGATCTTTGCACCGGGGAGATGTCCGCCGATACCGGGCTTTGCACCCTGACCCATCTTGATTTCTATTGCCGCACCCGTTTCAAGATAATCCTTGAATACACCGAAACGTCCCGATGCGACCTGTACTATAGTGTTGGGGCCGTACTGATAGAAGTCCTTGTGCAGACCGCCCTCGCCCGTGTTGTAGAATAT
This window of the [Eubacterium] siraeum genome carries:
- a CDS encoding glutamate synthase-related protein, which gives rise to MALNYFQPLFDVIRDKDRCIKCQACARQCSNEVHRYDADLDMMISDSQQCVDCQRCVCICPTGALKIVDNPNKFRNNSNWSQQIMTEVYKQAETGGVLLSAMGNPKEYPVYWDKILLNASQVTNPPIDPLREPMETKVFLGKKPKNVSFNEDGSVKTETTPTLELSTPIMFSAMSYGSISRNAHESLARAATELGIFYNTGEGGLHKDFYQYGPNTIVQVASGRFGVFKDYLETGAAIEIKMGQGAKPGIGGHLPGAKILEDVSRTRMIPMGTDAISPAPHHDIYSIEDLRQLVLSLKEATEYKKPVIVKIAAVHNVAAIASGIARSGADIIAIDGYRGGTGAAPTRIRDNVGIPIELALASVDQRLRDEGIRNEVSVVVAGSIRSSSDVVKAIALGADACYIGTAALLALGCHLCRSCQTGKCNWGIATQRPDLVKRLNPNIGYQRLVNLVHAWDHEIKEMMGGMGINSVEALKGNRLMLRGIGLNEKELEILGIQHAGQ